In the Caenorhabditis elegans chromosome X genome, one interval contains:
- the ZK662.2 gene encoding DUF19 domain-containing protein (Confirmed by transcript evidence): MKLTAAILCSIAFATTFAADVSEGHTVVAQCKCSDLDECADAIATKTNNCKKKAECTNFLKEIGDATKIMACLDADHEQMMKVEACAKKKLNGELGCTNSATPVNLTIPLIPVIEIPSLEESGAVAVGEQASGQAEPPLQLRQYLMCIDECTHDDMEVIPGRKKRSPATCAFKLKCALAPPSDSTQSAYTECQKELGYDPVKGAADSCKCLKSAGVNMTCPN, encoded by the exons ATGAAGCTCACTGCTGCAATTTTGTGCTCAATTGCTTTTGCAACAACT tttgCCGCAGATGTCTCAGAAGGACACACTGTCGTTGCTCAATGCAAGTGCAGCGACTTGGATGAATGTGCCGACGCCATAGCTACAAAGACCAACAACTGCAAGAAGAA GGCTGAATGCACAAATTTCTTGAAGGAAATTGGAGATGCGACAAAAATTATGGCTTGCTTGGATGCTGATCACGAGCAGATGATGAAAGTTGAGGCTTGCGCCAAGAAGAAGTTGAATGGAGAACTTGG ATGCACCAACTCCGCTACTCCAGTGAACCTGACTATCCCTCTTATTCCAGTAATCGAGATTCCATCATTGGAAGAGTCTGGAGCAGTTGCAGTCGGAGAGCAAGCTTCGGGCCAAGCTGAGCCACCACTCCAACTTAGACAATACCTGATGTGCATCGATGAGTGCACTCATGACGATATGGAAGTTATTCCAGGAAGAAAGAAGAGAAGTCCAGCTACGTGTGCCTTCAAGCTCAAGTGTGCTCTGGCTCCACCATCCGATTCTACACAATCTGCCTATACCGAGTGTCAAAAAGAG ctcggcTACGATCCAGTAAAGGGAGCTGCCGATTCCTGCAAATGCCTCAAATCCGCCGGAGTCAATATGACCTGCCCTAACTAA